In the Purpureocillium takamizusanense chromosome 5, complete sequence genome, one interval contains:
- a CDS encoding uncharacterized protein (EggNog:ENOG503P6HQ~COG:K), with the protein MEPRARAGKNVGKMNFSHIELAQLLYAHGDVKNPLPETVRVLDEILTDFMQSIAFEATRAAHYSGRQKIKYEDFEFAFRKNPAFLGKVQEVFEKQREIKKAREILRDNDDDIMKDAAEEEKRREKEDGGDKTAGAAAGGAGGKPGPGAARVEEEELGEADDDAEAEADALGKKR; encoded by the exons ATGGAACCTCGTGCGCGAGCCGGCAAAAATGTCGGCAAGATGAACTTTTCGCACATTGAGC TGGCGCAGCTCTTATACGCGCACGGCGACGTCAAGAACCCGCTCCCGGAGACGGTGCGGGTGCTGGACGAGATCCTGACCGACTTCATGCAGTCGATTGCGTTcgaggcgacgcgggcggcgcactACTCGGGGCGGCAGAAGATCAAGTACGAGGACTTTGAGTTTGCGTTCCGCAAGAACCCGGCGTTCCTGGGCAAGGTGCAGGAGGTGTTTGAGAAGCAGCGCGAGATCAAGAAGGCGCGCGAAATTCTGCGCgataacgacgacgacatcatgaaggacgcggccgaggaggagaagaggcgcgagaaggaggatggcggcgacaagacggcgggcgcggcagcggggggagcgggcgggaagccggggccgggggctgcgcgggtggaggaggaggagctgggcgaggcggacgatgatgccgaggccgaggccgatgctCTGGGGAAGAAGAGATGA
- a CDS encoding uncharacterized protein (EggNog:ENOG503NUM2~COG:E~COG:G~TransMembrane:10 (i128-148o160-179i191-211o223-240i252-270o309-329i341-360o380-398i410-429o435-454i)): MQPEPNGGRPLSGTEIRPARLHEPSRPGDDGDGDDNDDARDMERQQQQQQQQFLSHHRDPSPDTRRGRDNKALHPTAGEHFRHLSLSPAPSGRLSPAPHGLYSPAHGQVLQPYKTSPWGRFWDRNKPAILVALSQLFGASMNLSARLLELEGEGMHPVQLLLLRQSLTAVCCLAYMWWMRVPDFPIGKPEIRWLLVARGVVGFFGIFGMWYSMMYLPLADATVITFLAPGVAGFVCWFLLREPFTRFEQLATVVALLGVVLIAQPTALFSDATASTGGDDHSTTTMTTTEPPEKGLPGADHQTTAQERLVAVGVALLGVLGAAGAFTTLRSIGKRAHPLISVNFFAMTSTVICVVTLCAAPQLDIGQPALRWITPTSLKQWFLLLMLGALGFVMQYLLTAGLAADKSNRANAMVYTHMLFAVAFDRWVFGHRMGVMSFLGCALILGSAIGVVLMKKPPAPPKLEDVERQNNLSGEAEGSPMLMGVGGNAESVHLERMR; the protein is encoded by the coding sequence ATGCAACCTGAGCCCAACGGCGGTCGGCCGCTCTCCGGTACGGAGATCCGGCCGGCTCGGTTACACGAACCTTcccggcccggcgacgacggcgacggcgacgacaacgatgacGCAAGAGACATGGAacgacaacagcagcagcagcagcagcaattTCTGTCTCATCATCGTGACCCTTCCCCGGACAcgcgtcgtggccgagaCAACAAGGCCTTGCACCCGACCGCCGGAGAGCACTTTCGTCACTTGTCCCTGAGTCCGGCACCCAGCGGCAGACTCTCCCCGGCACCACACGGCTTGTACAGCCCGGCCCACGGGCAAGTCCTGCAGCCCTACAAGACATCACCATGGGGTCGCTTCTGGGACCGCAACAAGCCTGCCATCCTCGTGGCGCTGTCCCAGCTGTTCGGTGCCTCCATGAACTTGagcgcccgcctgctcgagctcgagggcgagggcatgCACCCCgtccagctgctcctcctccggcagAGCCTGACGGCCGTGTGCTGCCTGGCCTACATGTGGTGGATGAGAGTTCCCGACTTCCCCATCGGCAAGCCGGAAATCAGgtggctgctcgtcgccagGGGCGTCGTGGGCTTCTTTGGCATCTTCGGCATGTGGTACTCCATGATGTACCTCccgctggccgacgccaccgtcATAACCTTTCTGGCGCCCGGCGTCGCTGGCTTCGTCTGCTGGTTCCTGCTGCGCGAGCCCTTTACGCGATTCGAGCAGCTGGCGACCGTTgtggcgctcctcggcgtcgtcttgaTAGCGCAGCCCACGGCCCTCTTCTCcgacgccacggcctcgacgggcggcgacgatcactcgacgacgacgatgacgacgacggagccgccCGAGAAAGGGCTGCCGGGGGCGGACcaccagacgacggcgcaggagcggctcgtggccgtcggcgtggcACTTCTAGGCGTTctgggcgcggccggggccTTCACGACGCTGCGCTCCATCGGCAAGCGGGCGCACCCGCTCATCTCGGTCAACTTCTTCGCCATGACGAGCACCGTCATCTGCGTCGTGACGctgtgcgccgcgccgcagctcgacatcggccagccggcgctgcgctggatCACGCCCACCTCGCTCAAGCAGTGGttcctgctgctgatgctgggcGCCCTGGGCTTCGTGATGCAGTACCTCCTCACGGCggggctggccgccgacaagtCCAACCGGGCCAACGCCATGGTCTACACGCACATGCTCTTCGCCGTGGCCTTTGACCGCTGGGTGTTTGGCCACCGCATGGGCGTCATGAGCTTCCTCGGCTGCGCCTTGATCCTGGGGAGCGccatcggcgtcgtcctcatgAAGAagccccccgcgccgcccaagctcgaggacgtgGAGAGACAAAACAACCTGAgtggcgaggccgagggctcGCCGATGCtcatgggcgtcggcggcaacgcAGAAAGTGTACACTTGGAGAGGATGCGGTAG